In Aquiflexum balticum DSM 16537, a single genomic region encodes these proteins:
- a CDS encoding SLC13 family permease, with protein MAHSDSRRATIRLYRKLKSGWIWATSTFTGNLILASFISSFFRNLGYPDDVNFVFFLSILAVGLWVTEAIPPFAVGIFIIAGLLFGFGTNFVLEGQKTPVEMYLGTWTSNVIWLLLGGFFLAEGLSIVSLDRALFRFTLSKFGSDPSRLLLGLMLTTAVGSMVMSNTATTAMMVSSILPLARLMGKDSEYTKALLIGIPAAATLGGMGTIIGSTPNAIAVGALQEKGINITFIEWMLFGIPVALISIYVFWKFLTKKLQLDGIVLDTSELMGKTNTKNGFEKYAVIFTLSLTVFMWLTEPIHGVPIAATSAIPIVLLTLFQVIKAEDVRRLPWDTLMLVAGGLALGIAMVDVGLTDIIMEKISQLPIPMIGVAIVFSIVAVLISNIMSNTAAASILVPLGLSLPGIWGFAVPLIIALSCSCALLLPVSTPSNAISYSTGMIEQKSFRPGGLLMMVLGPVLAFVSVMLYALIFF; from the coding sequence ATGGCTCACAGCGATTCAAGAAGAGCAACAATACGTCTTTATAGAAAACTGAAATCAGGTTGGATATGGGCAACTTCTACTTTTACGGGAAACTTAATCCTTGCTTCCTTTATCAGTTCCTTTTTCCGGAATTTGGGATATCCTGATGATGTCAACTTTGTTTTCTTTCTCAGTATCCTGGCAGTTGGGCTTTGGGTGACCGAAGCCATCCCTCCCTTTGCGGTCGGAATATTTATCATTGCAGGTCTACTGTTTGGTTTTGGGACAAACTTTGTTCTTGAAGGTCAAAAAACCCCTGTAGAAATGTATTTGGGAACTTGGACCAGTAATGTAATCTGGTTGCTTTTGGGAGGTTTTTTTCTTGCAGAGGGCCTGAGTATTGTTTCACTGGACAGGGCGTTGTTTAGGTTTACGCTCAGTAAATTCGGATCAGATCCAAGCAGATTGCTTTTGGGATTGATGCTCACCACAGCTGTCGGAAGCATGGTGATGTCCAATACCGCCACTACCGCAATGATGGTGTCTTCCATTTTGCCTTTGGCCAGACTGATGGGAAAAGATTCCGAATATACAAAAGCGCTTTTGATCGGAATACCTGCAGCCGCAACGCTGGGCGGTATGGGCACAATCATCGGAAGTACGCCAAACGCAATTGCTGTCGGGGCGCTTCAGGAAAAAGGTATCAATATTACTTTCATAGAATGGATGCTTTTCGGCATTCCCGTAGCTTTGATTTCTATATATGTTTTTTGGAAATTTTTAACCAAAAAGCTGCAATTGGATGGTATAGTCCTAGACACATCAGAACTAATGGGGAAAACAAATACCAAAAATGGATTTGAAAAATATGCCGTTATTTTTACACTTTCGCTGACCGTCTTCATGTGGCTGACCGAGCCCATTCATGGTGTTCCAATTGCGGCCACCTCCGCCATACCTATAGTATTACTCACGCTCTTTCAGGTAATAAAAGCTGAAGACGTGAGAAGACTTCCATGGGATACTTTGATGTTAGTAGCAGGAGGTTTAGCCTTGGGTATTGCTATGGTAGATGTAGGATTGACTGACATCATCATGGAAAAAATTTCACAACTCCCCATACCAATGATAGGGGTAGCAATAGTATTCTCAATTGTAGCAGTTTTGATTTCAAATATTATGAGCAATACTGCGGCGGCTTCCATACTTGTGCCATTGGGATTGTCTCTACCGGGAATCTGGGGATTTGCAGTACCCTTGATTATTGCTTTAAGCTGTTCCTGTGCCCTATTGCTCCCTGTTTCCACCCCATCAAATGCGATTTCATATTCCACAGGTATGATAGAGCAAAAAAGCTTCCGACCCGGTGGCTTGTTGATGATGGTCTTAGGCCCTGTATTGGCTTTTGTTTCCGTTATGCTTTATGCCTTAATATTTTTTTAA